TGAGGGCGTCGGCGACCTTGAGCTTGCGGTTCTTCTTCTTGCCCTTGCCGAGGCCGGAGAAGAGGTTCTGCAACTGGCTGGTCATTTCCTCCATGCCCGGTGGGGTCATGATCTCCACGCCCATGGGGGACTCGGCCACCTCGATGTCGATTTCCTTGTCGTCGAGCTGGCCTTCGCGCAGGCGCTTGCGGAATAGCTGACGGGTGTTGGAATCCTCGTTGCGCGCCGGCTCGTCACCGAAACCCTGGCGCGCGGGCGGCAGCAAAGCGTCGAGGATGCGTTCCTCGGCGGCGTCCTCGGCGCGGTGGCGCACCTTGGTGATTTCCTGCTCGCGCAGCATCTTCACGGCGGCATCGGCCAGGTCGCGGATGATCGATTCGACATCGCGGCCGACATAGCCGACCTCGGTGAACTTGGTCGCCTCGACCTTGATGAAGGGTGCCCCTGCCAGCTTGGCCAGGCGCCGGGCGATTTCGGTCTTGCCCACGCCAGTGGGGCCGATCATCAGGATGTTCTTCGGCGTGACCTCCTGGCGCAGGTCGGCCGGCAGTTGCATGCGCCGCCAGCGGTTGCGCAGGGCAATGGCCACGGCGCGCTTGGCGTCGTCCTGGCCGATGATGTGGCGGTTGAGTTCGTGGACGATCTCGCGGGGCGTCATGGACATGGAATCGGGCTCGCTATCGAATCTATGAAAGAATTGGACGCTTGGGCCTCACTCGGGCGCGTCCAGTTCCTCGATGGTCTGGTGATGATTGGTGAAGACACAGATGTCGCCGGCGATACCTAGCGCAGTCTCGGCCACCTCGCGGGCGGACAGATCGGTCTTCATCAGCAGGGCGCGCGCGGCGGCCTGGGCGAAGTTGCCGCCGGAACCCATGGCGATCAGACCTTCCTCGGGCTCGACCACGTCGCCGTTGCCGGTGATGATCAGGGAGGCGTCCTTGTTGGCCACCGCCAGCATGGCTTCCAGGCGGCTCAGACTGCGGTCGGTACGCCAGTCCTTGGCCAGTTCGACGGCGGCGCGTACCAGGTGACCCTGGTGCTTTTCCAACTGGCCCTCGAAACGCTCGAACAGGGTGAAGGCATCGGCGGTGGCTCCGGCGAAGCCGGCCAGCACCTGACCGTGGTAGAGGCGACGCACCTTCTTGGCGTTGCCTTTCATCACGGTGTTGCCCAGGGATACCTGGCCGTCGCCAGCCATCACGACCTTGCCGTGGCGGCGTACTGAAACGATGGTGGTCAAGGGTGAATCTCCACGCTGCGGGGCCAATTGCCCGGATGAAGAATCAGATGGGGTGCTAGTCGCGGCTTTTCAACCAGCGACGGGCTTAACAGGCTGTTGAAAAACTACCTGCGTTGTCTGGCCGTTGTTAAAAACAGCCTCACAATCGAAGATTGAGCGCGCTTTAGCGCGGCCCCGCAGGGGTGAGCGAAGCGAATCAAATGCTCATTTACAGCACGTAAACCCGAGTGCGGGCCCAGTGCTTTTTTCGGCTGTTTTCGCCTCGGCCAGCCTGCCTCGGCTCGGGCTTCCTGCTTCGCTCTATCTCCTGCATCCATGCAGTCGTCGCCTACGTTTTTCAACGGCCTGTTGGGCGATCAGCGTACCGATCCATCCTTTTGCAGCTTGCAGCCGCTTCAACGGACTTGGCGTTGTTGTAACAGCAGGTTGCTGAAACCGCTGGCGGCGAGAGATTTCTGCGCACCGGCCAGTTGTTCACGGGTGGCGTAGGGACCGACCAGTACGCGATGCCAGGTTTCCTCGCGTACCTTGCCGGTTTCCACCTTGACGTTCTGCCCGAGGAGGATGATCTGCGCGCGCAGGGCGTCGGCGTCCTCGCGACGGCGGAACGAGCCAGCCTGGAGGAAAAACTGGGTGGTGACGGGGGCGCTGGCGATCACCTGCGGCGGCGGTGGCGGTACTTCGCCCTTGAGCGCGGCTTCGGCGCGGGCGGTGTCGATCTTCGCCGCTTCTTCCGGGGTTACCGGCTTTTGCTCTGGTGTCGGCGTGGGCGGTGGGGTCTCCTCCAGCGCCTGCGGCAGGATCACCTCGGATTCCGGCAACAGGGTATAGAAGTCGTACTTGGGCCTGGCAGGTTCGCTCGCCTGCGGCCTGGGCTCGGGCTTGTTGCTCTTGGCAGTCTGCTCGCCCTTGTCGCGGCGCACTTCGTCACGCCCCGGTTCGAGGCTGAACAGGAACATGAAGAAGCCGCCGACCACCAGGCCGCAGGCCAGCCAGATCCAGCCAGGTACCGGCTTCTTGGCGGGTGCCTGGTAGCGGCTCGCGCCGCGCTTGGGTGCGGGTTTCTTCTTCGCCATGGCGGGTTACATGCGCTCCAGGGTTTCCAGGCCGAGCAGTTCCAGGCCCTGCTTGAGGGTGCGTCCGGTGAGGGCGGTCAGGCGCAGGCGGCTGTTGCGAGTGGCCTCGTCTTCGGCATTCAGTATCGGGCAGTTCTCGTAGAAGCTGGAGAACAGGCCGGCAAGGTCATACAGGTAGGCGCAGAGCATGTGCGGCGTACCCTTTTCGGCGACGCTGCCCAGCAACTCATTGAACTGCGCCAGCTTGGCGGCCAGGGCCTGCTCCTGCTCGGCGACCAGGGTGATCTGCCCGCCGATCTCGTCCGCACCCTTGCCCAGCTTACGGAAAACGCCGGCCACGCGGGTGTAGGCATACAGCAGGTAGGGCGCAGTGTTGCCCTCGAAGCTGAGCATCAGGTCGAAGTTGAAGCTGTAGTCGCTGGTGCGATGCTTGGACAGGTCGGCGTATTTCACCGAGGCGATGCCCACCACGCGGGCAATCTGGCGCAACTCGTCGTCGCCCAGCTCCGGGTTCTTGCTCTTGACCAGTTCATAGGCCCGCTGCTCGGCCTCATCGAGCAGGTGCACCAGTTTCACGGTGCCGCCGTCGCGGGTCTTGAATGGGCGACCATCCGGGCCGTTCATGGTGCCGAAGCCCATGTGCTCCATTTCCATGCTGGCCGGCACGAAGTCGGCCAGGCGCGCGCAGGAGAAGACCATCTGGAAGTGCAGGGCCTGGCGCTGGTCGACGAAGTACAGCACGCGGTCGGCCTTGAGCGTGCCCGCGCGGTAGCGGGTGGCGGCCAGGTCGGTGGTGGCGTACAGGTAGCCGCCGCCGGCCTTCTGTACGATCAGCGGCAGCGGGTTGCCTTCGGCGTTCTTGAATTCCTCCATGAACACGCACTTCGCGCCGTTGTCTTCGGTGAGCAGGCCCTTGGCGGCGAGGTCGGCGACCACCTGCGGCAGGTCGTCGTTGTAGGCGCTCTCGCCCTTGACGTCTGCCATGCTCAGCTTGACGCCGAGGCGGTCGTACAGCGCCTGGCAGTGGCTCAGGGAGATGTCGTTGAACCGATTCCACAGGCGCAGGCATTCGGCGTCACCGGCCTGCAGCTTGACCACCAGCTCGCGGGCGCGGTCGGCGAACTCGGGGGATTCGTCGAAGCGCTTCTTGGCGGCACGGTAGAAGCCTTCCAGGTCGGCCAGCTCACTCTCGGCCGCCGCCGGGTTTTCCTGCATGTAGGCCAGCAGCATGCCGAACTGGGTGCCCCAGTCGCCAACATGGTTCTGGCGGATCACGCTGTCACCGAGGAAC
The genomic region above belongs to Pseudomonas sp. GOM7 and contains:
- the hslV gene encoding ATP-dependent protease subunit HslV, with amino-acid sequence MTTIVSVRRHGKVVMAGDGQVSLGNTVMKGNAKKVRRLYHGQVLAGFAGATADAFTLFERFEGQLEKHQGHLVRAAVELAKDWRTDRSLSRLEAMLAVANKDASLIITGNGDVVEPEEGLIAMGSGGNFAQAAARALLMKTDLSAREVAETALGIAGDICVFTNHHQTIEELDAPE
- a CDS encoding SPOR domain-containing protein; translation: MAKKKPAPKRGASRYQAPAKKPVPGWIWLACGLVVGGFFMFLFSLEPGRDEVRRDKGEQTAKSNKPEPRPQASEPARPKYDFYTLLPESEVILPQALEETPPPTPTPEQKPVTPEEAAKIDTARAEAALKGEVPPPPPQVIASAPVTTQFFLQAGSFRRREDADALRAQIILLGQNVKVETGKVREETWHRVLVGPYATREQLAGAQKSLAASGFSNLLLQQRQVR
- the argS gene encoding arginine--tRNA ligase; translation: MKDSIRHLIQQALDRLTADGVLPAGLTPAIQVENTKDKSHGDFASNIAMMLAKPAGMKPRDLAEKLIAALPADEQIAKVEIAGPGFLNFFQNSDALAQRLEAALADAKLGVRKNGPTQRVVVDLSAPNLAKEMHVGHLRSTIIGDGVARVLEFLGDSVIRQNHVGDWGTQFGMLLAYMQENPAAAESELADLEGFYRAAKKRFDESPEFADRARELVVKLQAGDAECLRLWNRFNDISLSHCQALYDRLGVKLSMADVKGESAYNDDLPQVVADLAAKGLLTEDNGAKCVFMEEFKNAEGNPLPLIVQKAGGGYLYATTDLAATRYRAGTLKADRVLYFVDQRQALHFQMVFSCARLADFVPASMEMEHMGFGTMNGPDGRPFKTRDGGTVKLVHLLDEAEQRAYELVKSKNPELGDDELRQIARVVGIASVKYADLSKHRTSDYSFNFDLMLSFEGNTAPYLLYAYTRVAGVFRKLGKGADEIGGQITLVAEQEQALAAKLAQFNELLGSVAEKGTPHMLCAYLYDLAGLFSSFYENCPILNAEDEATRNSRLRLTALTGRTLKQGLELLGLETLERM